In Dromiciops gliroides isolate mDroGli1 chromosome 5, mDroGli1.pri, whole genome shotgun sequence, the following are encoded in one genomic region:
- the LOC122728158 gene encoding mortality factor 4-like protein 1, which yields MAPKQPPKAEFQEGERVLCFHGPLLYEAKCLQMATEDRQVRYLIHYSGWNKNWDEWVPESRVLKYSEANLQRQRELQRANQERRARGAAQGRRGSAGAAAAASLQQQQQLQQNVETLFQNIRITPSTSSATAPATGEAPGRQTRKGKQKTDLGEGSSGGAGSSTARGLPQPPQRRRTRGHPSVKDGGTSATRAEAKVQIPAELKPLMVQDWELVNKQRQLFSLPAKKNVDSILEDYVAYKKARGDGDNTEYAAEEMVGGIRAHFNVLLGTQLLYEFERPQYAELLATHPGVPMSQLYGAPHLLRLFVPIGAMLAHSPFDEKSLALLFNYLHDFLKYLAKNPSAFFNASEYKDAPPEYKQKAA from the coding sequence ATGGCGCCCAAGCAGCCCCCGAAGGCCGAGTTCCAGGAGGGCGAGCGCGTTCTGTGCTTCCACGGGCCGCTTCTCTACGAGGCCAAGTGCCTGCAGATGGCCACGGAGGACAGGCAGGTGCGGTACCTGATCCACTACAGCGGCTGGAACAAGAACTGGGACGAGTGGGTCCCTGAGAGCCGCGTCCTCAAGTATTCGGAGGCCAACCTGCAGAGGCAGCGCGAGCTTCAGAGGGCCAACCAGGAGCGGCGGGCGCGAGGCGCTGCCCAGGGCCGCAGGGGTAGCGCCGGGGCTGCAGCTGCGGCCTCCctgcagcaacagcaacagctgcAGCAGAACGTGGAGACGCTCTTCCAGAACATTCGCATCACGCCCTCCACCTCCTCAGCCACGGCCCCCGCCACCGGGGAGGCCCCGGGCCGCCAAACCAGGAAGGGCAAACAGAAAACGGACCTGGGAGAAGGGAGCAGCGGTGGTGCCGGCTCCAGCACGGCCAGGGGGCTCCCCCAGCCGCCCCAGAGAAGAAGGACCCGAGGCCACCCTTCTGTCAAAGACGGAGGGACGTCTGCCACCCGCGCCGAGGCCAAAGTCCAGATCCCCGCGGAGCTGAAGCCGCTGATGGTGCAAGACTGGGAGCTGGTCAACAAACAAAGGCAGCTGTTTTCCCTTCCGGCCAAGAAGAACGTGGACTCCATCCTGGAGGACTACGTCGCGTACAAGAAGGCGCGTGGCGACGGGGATAACACGGAGTATGCTGCTGAGGAAATGGTAGGGGGCATCCGAGCCCACTTCAACGTCCTGCTGGGCACCCAGCTCCTCTACGAGTTCGAAAGGCCGCAGTACGCCGAGCTCCTCGCTACTCACCCGGGTGTTCCCATGTCTCAACTCTACGGAGCTCCACACCTGCTGAGGTTATTTGTTCCAATTGGGGCAATGCTGGCCCATTCGCCTTTTGATGAGAAGAGTCTGGCTTTGTTGTTCAACTATCTGCACGACTTCTTAAAATACTTAGCAAAGAACCCGTCTGCTTTTTTTAATGCCAGTGAGTACAAGGATGCTCCTCCTGAGTATAAGCAAAAAGCTGCCTGA